The Candidatus Obscuribacterales bacterium genome window below encodes:
- a CDS encoding EAL domain-containing protein, with protein SYLHAFPFDLLKIDKSFIQRLSHTSSQSVNLVPAIMAIAQTLRIQVIAEGIESLPQLRDLQRLNCARGQGFLFAKPMPPESVQPLLGVSLFNQPLSLDYSSTEVRSSRPT; from the coding sequence TCAGCTATTTACATGCCTTCCCGTTTGATCTGCTCAAAATTGACAAATCTTTTATTCAGCGGTTAAGTCATACCTCTAGCCAATCTGTGAATCTGGTGCCGGCCATTATGGCGATCGCCCAAACCTTGAGGATTCAGGTGATTGCAGAAGGGATTGAATCCTTGCCCCAGCTTAGGGATCTCCAGCGGCTGAACTGTGCTCGTGGTCAAGGCTTCCTCTTTGCAAAACCTATGCCACCGGAGTCAGTGCAACCGCTGCTTGGTGTCTCATTGTTCAACCAACCCTTGAGCTTGGACTATTCATCCACAGAAGTCCGGTCATCGCGACCCACGTGA